In Serratia liquefaciens ATCC 27592, the genomic stretch TTCCTACCGGGCCGGGAGATGGGCAGTTGTCTACGCTGTCTGGCCGCGGAAGCGCTGCGAAAACGCTTTTTGCGTTTAGACAGCCGCCATAGTTTACCGAATAACCACAGCAGATAACACATCAAGAGTAGGGCTATTGACGGGATCAGCCACATGACGCGTTAAATTACGTCTTTCGGGTTACCGCCTTTCAGCAGTTTCAGGATATCTTCCTTTTTCTCTTCTTCTTCGTCGTCTTCATCGTCGCCCAGCTCAATGCCCAGTTGTTCCATCAGGGCATCAATGCGATCCAGAGTCTGGTCAACATAACTCTGATCTTCTGCGCTCAGCGTCTCGCCGTCGTCAATACGATCCAGCAGTGCGTCCAGACGCTCATCATTTTCCAGCTTCGCCAGCTCTTCTTCCGGGGACAGACGTGGTTTGGCTTCGGCCTTAGGTTTTGGCTGCGGCTTGGCTTTTGGCTTGGCTTCGACCACCAGCGCTACCGGCACTTTGCTGCCAATACGCGGATCTTTGGTCTGCGCGTCGGCCTTGTTCTTTTGATTGGCAGACTCAACCTGGGT encodes the following:
- the yihI gene encoding Der GTPase-activating protein YihI gives rise to the protein MNQPSKAPRAPRSSAATSKTKKKSRVELDQEARERKRLKKRRGLASGSRTQVESANQKNKADAQTKDPRIGSKVPVALVVEAKPKAKPQPKPKAEAKPRLSPEEELAKLENDERLDALLDRIDDGETLSAEDQSYVDQTLDRIDALMEQLGIELGDDEDDEEEEKKEDILKLLKGGNPKDVI